One region of Paucibacter aquatile genomic DNA includes:
- a CDS encoding DUF3667 domain-containing protein, giving the protein MQPPSVPVFVREFTGQYLSTQGALLRSLLTLLRPGELTQEYLRGRRRHYVLPLRLYMATSMAALLSIWLISVLLPLPESHRHARTYDPQFARHNNLDRREATYLTYGLIVQVGQRAGEFVCRGLPASRCQDLRHQWEQDPQSLAREQALRTTQLSKQAHLLFLLLVPFLALGTYLAYFSRKLSYGTHLVASLHVHAAGAFISLTWSLIFHITAASSNVIMAGSLLSSLLYLTLSCQRWLGGRRWATLIRVLLTMVIWQISYFALYLLWLDALWWRPMS; this is encoded by the coding sequence TTGCAGCCGCCCTCCGTCCCCGTGTTTGTTCGGGAGTTCACCGGCCAGTACCTGTCGACGCAAGGGGCCTTGCTGCGCAGCTTGCTCACCCTCCTGAGACCGGGTGAGCTGACGCAGGAGTACCTGCGCGGGCGCCGTCGCCACTATGTCTTGCCCTTGCGCTTGTACATGGCCACCAGCATGGCAGCACTCCTCTCGATCTGGTTGATCAGCGTGCTGCTGCCCTTGCCCGAAAGCCATCGCCATGCCCGGACATATGACCCTCAATTTGCGCGGCACAACAACCTGGACCGACGCGAAGCCACCTACCTGACCTATGGTTTGATCGTGCAGGTGGGGCAACGTGCTGGCGAGTTTGTCTGCAGGGGCCTGCCAGCATCGCGTTGCCAGGATCTGCGCCATCAGTGGGAGCAAGATCCTCAGTCCCTCGCCCGCGAGCAAGCCCTGCGCACCACCCAGCTGAGCAAGCAGGCACACCTGCTGTTCTTGCTGCTGGTGCCATTTCTCGCCCTGGGCACCTACTTGGCCTACTTCAGCCGCAAGCTCAGCTATGGCACCCACCTGGTGGCTTCGCTGCATGTGCATGCGGCTGGCGCCTTTATTTCACTGACCTGGTCCCTGATCTTCCACATCACCGCCGCCTCGAGCAACGTCATCATGGCGGGCTCATTGCTGAGCAGCCTGCTGTACCTGACGCTGTCCTGCCAGCGCTGGCTAGGGGGGCGCAGGTGGGCCACGCTGATACGGGTCCTGCTGACCATGGTCATCTGGCAGATCAGCTACTTTGCCCTGTACTTGCTGTGGCTGGACGCCCTGTGGTGGCGCCCCATGTCCTGA
- a CDS encoding AAA family ATPase, whose translation MHLLSLKGVSQPLKKLQRALTILKLDELLSELDESMLGFCNGVSYLEPLRATAQRYYRREEVSIEELDPKGLNTTFFLQGLTQRERDSLNEWLSSTFGFKLLVKTAGGHSSLNIETEAGNESRNMADVGLGYSQLVPVAIQLWVASRKHDIRVINQRNRAIINSRVKYGGIVVIEQPELHLHPAYQAKLADVFASCIAPTEPDEGGRHGQNVKIMAETHSPNLINRLGELIDEGLLSAEDVQVLVFEPSRETSGGTRIEVASFDEHGVLQNWPIGFFDY comes from the coding sequence ATGCATCTACTCTCTCTAAAAGGAGTATCCCAGCCTCTTAAAAAGCTCCAACGCGCTTTAACTATTCTAAAGCTCGATGAGCTTCTGAGCGAACTGGATGAAAGCATGCTCGGATTCTGCAATGGCGTCAGTTATCTCGAGCCGCTGCGCGCAACTGCTCAGCGCTACTACAGAAGAGAAGAAGTATCAATTGAAGAGCTTGATCCAAAGGGCCTAAATACAACTTTCTTCCTTCAGGGACTTACTCAGCGCGAGCGAGACTCGCTTAATGAATGGCTAAGCTCAACCTTTGGCTTTAAACTTTTAGTTAAAACTGCTGGCGGGCACTCTTCCTTGAATATAGAAACAGAAGCAGGGAACGAAAGCAGAAATATGGCAGACGTGGGACTCGGATACTCTCAACTAGTGCCAGTCGCCATTCAACTTTGGGTTGCTAGTCGAAAGCACGATATTCGCGTAATCAACCAAAGAAACAGAGCCATTATTAATAGTCGAGTCAAGTACGGCGGAATTGTCGTCATTGAACAACCAGAACTACATTTACACCCCGCTTACCAAGCCAAGTTGGCTGACGTGTTTGCCTCTTGCATAGCACCTACAGAACCAGATGAGGGAGGCAGGCATGGCCAAAATGTGAAGATCATGGCAGAAACGCATAGCCCAAACTTAATAAATAGATTGGGGGAGCTGATTGATGAAGGACTATTGAGCGCCGAGGACGTCCAAGTTCTAGTCTTTGAGCCTTCACGTGAAACGTCCGGAGGGACAAGAATAGAAGTGGCCTCTTTCGATGAGCATGGCGTTCTGCAGAATTGGCCTATCGGCTTTTTTGACTACTAG
- a CDS encoding helix-turn-helix transcriptional regulator, translated as MPLPQPIGHRLNALHAHDLALSHCVPSLAAHEVPEHCHIEPQFVLVARGRYASTARGAADEGAGEGDPLLVFNPPGTVHADCFAASQPLAEARFISLDLGFGLWGSLSEAMVLPPEPVALPGPVARQLLARALRLTQSPDSEALDLDSLAAELTAAVAGDLERQHGRPSPWLLQCRDALRDDSQYTVGNHGLCKLAQELGRHPVYLARAFRSHFRCSPGDFARQHRLQRAANLLAHSRLSLSEVAQDCGFFDQPHLSRSFRARFGVTPGEYRIRAS; from the coding sequence ATGCCTTTGCCCCAACCCATCGGCCACCGTTTGAACGCCCTGCACGCCCACGACCTGGCGCTCAGCCACTGCGTGCCCTCGCTGGCCGCGCATGAGGTTCCCGAGCATTGCCACATCGAGCCCCAGTTCGTGCTGGTGGCGCGCGGCCGCTATGCCAGCACGGCGCGCGGGGCGGCTGACGAAGGCGCAGGCGAAGGCGACCCCCTGCTGGTGTTCAACCCGCCAGGCACCGTGCACGCCGATTGCTTTGCCGCCTCGCAGCCACTGGCCGAGGCACGCTTCATCTCGCTGGACCTGGGCTTTGGCCTCTGGGGCTCGCTCAGCGAGGCCATGGTCTTGCCGCCCGAACCCGTGGCCTTGCCGGGCCCGGTGGCGCGGCAGCTGCTGGCCCGGGCGCTCCGCCTGACTCAAAGCCCCGACAGTGAAGCACTGGACCTCGACAGCCTGGCGGCCGAGCTGACCGCAGCGGTGGCCGGCGACCTGGAACGCCAGCACGGTCGCCCGTCACCCTGGCTGCTGCAATGCCGCGATGCCTTGCGGGATGACAGCCAGTACACCGTCGGCAACCACGGCCTGTGCAAGCTGGCGCAGGAACTGGGCCGGCACCCCGTCTACTTGGCCCGCGCCTTCCGCAGCCACTTCCGCTGTTCACCCGGCGACTTCGCGCGCCAGCACCGCCTGCAGCGCGCTGCAAACCTGCTGGCCCACAGCCGCCTCAGCCTCAGCGAGGTGGCCCAGGACTGCGGCTTCTTCGACCAGCCCCATCTGAGCCGGAGCTTCCGGGCACGATTCGGGGTGACGCCGGGTGAGTACCGGATTCGGGCGAGTTGA
- a CDS encoding helix-turn-helix transcriptional regulator, with product MARAFCSHFRCSPGDFARQHRLQRAAKLLAHSRLSLSEVALDCGFFDQPHLSRTFRARFGMTPGEYRVRAG from the coding sequence CTGGCGCGGGCCTTCTGCAGCCACTTCCGCTGCTCACCCGGCGACTTCGCGCGCCAGCACCGCCTGCAGCGCGCCGCCAAGCTGCTGGCGCACAGCCGCCTCAGCCTCAGCGAGGTGGCGCTGGACTGCGGCTTCTTCGACCAGCCCCATCTGAGCCGCACCTTCCGAGCGCGTTTCGGGATGACACCGGGTGAGTACCGGGTTCGGGCGGGTTGA
- a CDS encoding peptide-N-glycosidase F-related protein, with the protein MLPTVYWLRQAQGPGAELHLDRPFKNARLRYISTGHGGWTNGDEFVPKKNTILLNGKEVFSFVPWRQDCGAFRLFNPASGNFNDGLSSSDISRSNWCPGTATNPIYIDLGHLKAGQHRMTVRIPQGPREGTSFSSWNVSGVLVGE; encoded by the coding sequence GTGTTGCCTACGGTTTATTGGCTTCGACAAGCCCAAGGCCCTGGAGCTGAGCTTCACCTCGACCGCCCGTTCAAGAACGCCCGCCTGCGCTACATCAGCACCGGCCACGGCGGCTGGACCAATGGCGACGAATTCGTGCCCAAGAAAAACACCATCCTGTTGAATGGCAAAGAGGTGTTCTCCTTCGTGCCCTGGCGCCAGGACTGCGGCGCTTTTCGCCTCTTCAACCCCGCCTCCGGCAACTTCAACGACGGCCTTTCGTCCTCCGACATCAGCCGCTCCAACTGGTGCCCCGGCACCGCCACCAACCCGATCTACATCGACCTCGGTCACTTGAAAGCCGGACAGCACCGCATGACGGTGCGGATTCCGCAGGGGCCGCGCGAGGGGACCAGCTTCAGTTCGTGGAATGTGTCGGGGGTGTTGGTGGGGGAGTGA
- a CDS encoding serine hydrolase domain-containing protein — MKRPVHLVVLSCSLLFLLVFSAEGASALTPPLQAADAAVRAGQFQAITSIVIARKDQLVFEAYYDPEGREALRNTRSATKSVAGMLLGLAIADGHVASVKASVLEHLPRQAEHGRREPRKAAISFEDLITMSGPLECNDWNEWSRGNEERMYLVEDWVGFFWELPMRGFPAWATAPKDSPHGRAFSYCTAGVSTVGAALSAAVREPLAQYAQRRLFEPLGITAAQWQFMAAVPQQQPAGPPIPQAGGGLGLRSLDLLKLGQLYRDGGRWQGRQLMPAAWVAASLSPQARMEDGTDYGYLFWGHQFQVGERRIRSWAMNGAGGNTVQIIPELDAVIVITSSNYQVRNAPKLTMDLLAKHLLPALLAN; from the coding sequence GTGAAGCGACCCGTCCATCTTGTCGTCCTGTCCTGCTCTTTGCTGTTCTTGTTGGTGTTCAGCGCGGAAGGCGCCTCCGCGCTGACGCCACCGCTGCAAGCGGCCGATGCCGCAGTGCGGGCCGGCCAGTTCCAGGCGATCACCAGCATCGTGATCGCCCGCAAGGATCAGCTGGTCTTCGAGGCCTACTACGACCCGGAGGGGCGCGAGGCGCTGCGCAACACGCGCTCGGCCACCAAGTCGGTGGCGGGCATGTTGCTGGGCCTGGCGATTGCCGATGGTCATGTGGCCAGCGTCAAGGCCAGCGTGCTGGAGCATCTGCCGCGCCAGGCCGAACACGGGCGCCGCGAGCCCCGCAAGGCGGCCATCAGCTTCGAGGACCTGATCACCATGAGCGGGCCGCTGGAGTGCAATGACTGGAACGAATGGTCGCGCGGCAATGAAGAGCGCATGTACCTGGTCGAAGACTGGGTGGGCTTCTTCTGGGAGCTGCCGATGCGCGGCTTTCCGGCCTGGGCCACCGCGCCCAAGGATTCGCCGCACGGCCGCGCCTTTAGCTACTGCACGGCAGGGGTCAGCACCGTGGGCGCGGCCTTGAGCGCGGCGGTGCGCGAGCCCCTGGCGCAGTACGCGCAGCGCCGCCTGTTCGAGCCGCTGGGCATCACGGCGGCCCAATGGCAATTCATGGCGGCCGTGCCGCAGCAGCAACCAGCCGGGCCGCCGATCCCGCAAGCCGGTGGCGGGCTGGGCTTGCGCAGCCTCGATTTGCTCAAGCTCGGCCAGCTCTACCGCGATGGTGGCCGTTGGCAAGGCCGGCAGCTGATGCCCGCCGCCTGGGTGGCGGCCTCGCTGAGCCCGCAGGCGCGCATGGAGGATGGCACGGACTACGGCTACCTGTTCTGGGGCCATCAGTTCCAGGTGGGTGAGCGCCGCATCCGCAGCTGGGCCATGAACGGCGCCGGCGGCAACACGGTGCAGATCATTCCCGAACTGGACGCCGTGATCGTGATCACCAGCAGCAACTACCAGGTGCGTAACGCCCCGAAGCTGACCATGGATTTGCTGGCCAAGCACTTGCTACCGGCCTTGCTGGCGAACTGA
- a CDS encoding glycoside hydrolase family 18 protein has product MILAAGSSARAAAGPAPAAPAAACRPVVAVYPSWKALALPLTAIPWERFTHLALVFALPTADGGLRTQELDELLPGLRAETRKHGRKLWVSIGGANGVGDAFQALGRDAGKRQKFVEQVRRFVDTQQLDGIDIDWEHWTRQHQLGQGGNDPVESAMLVQLLAELRAALPASVDLSASVFAGPWIGPQYLSELQKHVSYVALMSYDFTGAWSGSAVGHHADLETFEAATQDLLKRGFQREKILLGLPFYGKEFIQGRTQEVRDQPYRDILSRMGADLAPLAKGQLGHTYFETPALVKAKAEFARDQSFAGLMMFELSMDALQSPHSLSLASMQVISPTACGRRP; this is encoded by the coding sequence GTGATCCTCGCAGCCGGCTCCTCGGCCCGCGCTGCAGCAGGGCCTGCGCCGGCCGCACCAGCCGCAGCCTGCCGGCCGGTGGTCGCGGTCTACCCGAGCTGGAAGGCCCTGGCCTTGCCGCTGACTGCCATACCCTGGGAGCGCTTCACGCATCTGGCCCTGGTGTTCGCCTTGCCAACAGCAGACGGTGGTTTGCGCACCCAGGAGCTGGACGAGCTCTTGCCAGGCTTGCGGGCCGAAACGCGCAAGCACGGGCGCAAGCTGTGGGTCTCGATCGGTGGCGCGAACGGTGTGGGCGACGCCTTTCAGGCCCTGGGCCGCGATGCGGGCAAGCGGCAGAAGTTTGTCGAACAGGTCCGGCGCTTTGTTGACACACAGCAGCTCGACGGCATTGACATCGACTGGGAGCATTGGACCCGCCAGCACCAGCTGGGCCAGGGTGGCAATGACCCGGTGGAGAGCGCCATGCTGGTGCAGCTGCTGGCCGAGCTGCGCGCCGCCTTGCCGGCCTCGGTGGACCTGAGCGCATCGGTGTTTGCCGGGCCCTGGATCGGCCCGCAGTACCTGAGTGAGCTGCAAAAGCATGTGAGCTATGTGGCGCTGATGTCCTACGACTTCACCGGCGCCTGGTCGGGCTCGGCGGTCGGGCACCACGCCGATCTGGAGACCTTCGAGGCCGCCACCCAGGATCTGCTGAAGCGCGGCTTCCAGCGCGAGAAGATCCTGCTGGGCCTGCCCTTCTACGGCAAGGAGTTCATCCAGGGCCGCACGCAGGAGGTGCGCGACCAGCCCTATCGCGACATCCTCAGCCGCATGGGCGCCGATCTCGCGCCGCTCGCCAAGGGCCAACTGGGCCACACCTACTTTGAAACCCCGGCGCTGGTGAAAGCCAAGGCCGAGTTCGCCCGCGACCAGAGTTTTGCCGGGCTGATGATGTTCGAGCTGAGCATGGACGCGCTGCAATCGCCGCACAGCCTGAGCCTTGCCAGCATGCAAGTGATCTCACCGACCGCCTGCGGCCGCCGCCCCTGA
- a CDS encoding LacI family DNA-binding transcriptional regulator, with translation MSGNGSGVTIRDIAEATGLSIGTVSRALKNQAGMTEVTRNKVREAAQRLGYDLSQLKKGRIRRIAFLLHSQHNTLASSPFFSPVLHGAEAACRREGIALSFIVVGPAEPVLEQVRVHAPDAILCAGFFEPEVLSALMLTGKPMVLVDMNRRGMSSINPDNVLGGYLATRHLLRNGKRRIAMLSGSPAHYSIQQRIRGFRRALFEAKVHADPELEVIVPTMGEGDEGVMEAMRSLLALPKRPDAVFCYNDSTALVAMKTCVNEGLKIPYDIMVVGFDDISSAAVAVPPLSTVHVDKEALGASGVELLLRLKPDEPPTELVLPVEMIVRESSSDD, from the coding sequence ATGAGCGGAAACGGCAGCGGGGTCACCATCCGCGACATTGCCGAGGCCACGGGCTTGTCGATCGGCACCGTGTCGCGGGCGCTGAAGAACCAGGCCGGCATGACCGAGGTGACGCGCAACAAGGTGCGCGAGGCGGCGCAGCGGCTCGGTTATGACCTCTCGCAGCTGAAGAAGGGGCGCATCCGGCGCATCGCCTTTTTGCTGCACAGCCAGCACAACACGCTGGCGTCCAGCCCTTTCTTCTCGCCGGTGCTGCATGGCGCCGAGGCGGCCTGCCGGCGCGAGGGGATTGCGCTGTCCTTCATCGTCGTGGGCCCGGCGGAGCCGGTGCTGGAGCAGGTGCGGGTGCATGCGCCCGATGCCATTCTGTGCGCCGGCTTCTTCGAGCCCGAGGTGCTGAGCGCGCTGATGCTGACGGGCAAGCCCATGGTGCTGGTGGACATGAACCGGCGCGGCATGTCCTCGATCAACCCGGACAATGTGCTGGGCGGCTACCTGGCCACGCGGCACCTGCTGCGCAATGGCAAGCGGCGCATCGCCATGCTCTCGGGCTCACCCGCGCACTACAGCATCCAGCAGCGCATCCGTGGGTTCCGCCGGGCGCTGTTCGAGGCCAAGGTGCATGCCGACCCCGAGCTCGAAGTCATCGTGCCCACCATGGGCGAGGGCGACGAGGGCGTGATGGAGGCCATGCGCAGCCTGCTGGCCCTGCCCAAGCGGCCCGACGCCGTGTTTTGCTACAACGACAGCACCGCCCTGGTGGCGATGAAGACCTGCGTCAACGAAGGCTTGAAGATCCCCTACGACATCATGGTTGTCGGCTTCGACGACATCAGCAGCGCGGCCGTGGCCGTGCCGCCGCTGAGCACGGTGCATGTGGACAAGGAGGCGCTGGGTGCCTCGGGCGTGGAGCTCTTGCTGCGCCTCAAACCCGATGAGCCCCCCACCGAACTGGTTCTGCCGGTCGAGATGATCGTGCGTGAAAGCAGCAGTGACGATTGA
- a CDS encoding PNGase F N-terminal domain-containing protein gives MRAIRPMFNKAHLAGVLLATLAALAPSLALAAPTEGWKLRYQRSYNGKPVEGQDPIWVFAAKGEALISSEAILAGKAGFPFEQQFIKPAAQELLQLARLSPGEGIATLDRESLPKQSYEFSEETRTILGYRCKKAKTVVNSNTIELWYTTELPAAGAPTVLGHQLGLVLELVRNGNFVISATQIEPFQGLDLAEMAQGGKLEAAPLLDGLSYKDRVWRSRFTTIPVFQDQIVNFSGEDREPREGVTRYANGTVVLKTVQLPEIAPGSQVFVDLLARSNGDAYDRTGSVFVIPLGTKEVEKGKKATRNFLDGLQRGVAALPAYQNGNGRTYRGVVATEDYAPLIELMRFFTPFGVKHYNHLQLKGKTWHEAAPYRMDITDLAQRLSGQQLALGVFIGNYDKGGHKLDLNLTIHPSDAATAMFSKPVSPSTGAASSSASSSSAPRLIPLFNTTNVMEMAEQDYATMFDKPKGLEVDFTLDRPLKNARLRYISTGHGGWTNGDEFVPKKNTILLNGKEVFSFVPWRQDCGAFRLFNPASGNFNDGLSSSDISRSNWCPGTATNPIYIDLGHMKAGRHRMTVRIPQGPREGTSFSSWNVSGVLVGE, from the coding sequence ATGCGAGCCATACGCCCGATGTTCAACAAAGCCCACCTGGCCGGCGTTCTGCTGGCGACCCTGGCCGCCCTGGCGCCCAGCCTCGCCCTGGCCGCGCCCACCGAGGGCTGGAAGCTGCGCTACCAGCGCAGCTACAACGGCAAGCCGGTCGAGGGCCAGGACCCGATCTGGGTGTTCGCCGCCAAGGGCGAGGCCTTGATCAGCTCCGAGGCCATCCTGGCCGGCAAGGCCGGCTTTCCCTTCGAGCAGCAGTTCATCAAGCCCGCCGCGCAAGAGCTGCTGCAGCTGGCCCGCCTGAGCCCAGGGGAGGGCATCGCCACCCTGGACCGCGAATCGCTGCCCAAGCAAAGCTACGAGTTCAGCGAAGAGACGCGCACCATCCTCGGCTACCGCTGCAAAAAGGCCAAGACGGTGGTGAACTCCAACACCATCGAGCTCTGGTACACGACCGAGCTGCCCGCGGCCGGCGCGCCCACCGTGCTGGGCCACCAGCTGGGCCTGGTGCTGGAGCTGGTGCGCAACGGCAACTTCGTCATCAGCGCCACGCAGATCGAGCCTTTCCAGGGGTTGGATCTGGCCGAGATGGCCCAGGGTGGAAAGCTTGAGGCCGCGCCCCTGCTCGACGGCCTCAGCTACAAAGACCGCGTCTGGCGCAGCCGCTTCACGACCATTCCGGTGTTCCAGGACCAGATCGTCAACTTCTCGGGCGAGGACCGCGAGCCGCGCGAGGGCGTGACCCGTTACGCAAACGGCACCGTGGTGCTCAAGACCGTGCAGCTGCCCGAGATCGCGCCGGGCAGCCAGGTGTTTGTGGACCTGCTGGCCCGCTCCAATGGCGATGCGTATGACCGCACCGGCTCGGTCTTTGTGATCCCGCTGGGCACGAAGGAGGTAGAGAAGGGAAAGAAGGCCACGCGCAACTTCCTCGATGGCCTGCAGCGCGGCGTAGCCGCCTTGCCGGCCTATCAGAACGGCAATGGCCGGACCTACCGCGGCGTCGTCGCCACCGAGGACTACGCGCCCTTGATCGAGCTGATGCGCTTCTTCACGCCTTTTGGCGTCAAGCACTACAACCACCTGCAGCTCAAGGGCAAGACCTGGCACGAGGCCGCGCCCTACCGCATGGACATCACCGATCTGGCCCAGCGCCTCTCGGGCCAGCAACTGGCCCTCGGCGTGTTCATCGGCAACTACGACAAGGGCGGCCACAAGCTGGACCTCAACCTCACCATCCACCCCAGCGACGCCGCCACCGCCATGTTCTCCAAGCCGGTGAGCCCGAGCACGGGTGCCGCGTCTTCTTCGGCTTCTTCTTCATCAGCTCCACGCCTGATCCCGCTGTTCAACACCACCAATGTGATGGAGATGGCCGAGCAGGACTACGCCACCATGTTCGACAAGCCCAAGGGCCTGGAGGTGGATTTCACCCTCGACCGCCCGCTCAAAAACGCCCGCCTGCGCTACATCAGCACCGGCCACGGCGGCTGGACCAATGGCGACGAATTCGTGCCCAAGAAAAACACCATCCTGTTGAATGGCAAAGAGGTGTTCTCCTTCGTGCCCTGGCGCCAGGACTGCGGCGCTTTTCGCCTCTTCAACCCCGCCTCCGGCAACTTCAACGACGGCCTTTCGTCCTCCGACATCAGCCGCTCCAACTGGTGTCCCGGCACCGCCACCAACCCGATCTACATCGACCTCGGTCACATGAAAGCCGGACGGCACCGCATGACGGTGCGGATTCCCCAGGGGCCGCGCGAGGGGACCAGCTTCAGTTCGTGGAATGTGTCGGGGGTGTTGGTGGGGGAGTGA
- a CDS encoding glycoside hydrolase family 31 protein → MIIWSPLCAAALLFAVFAPLPAEAAPRSLGPVTQSSPREDGVDLRLARGARARISFVTPEVLRVRISPSGAPFEPDTASYALTESPPQAKAVLRRIGPQLLELRSASGTRVQIRRAPELQLSVFDSAGRLISADDPARPIVFDPQEGSVEATKRRDDYELYYGFGEKALPLSRHQQHLVMWNADVPDYAPGHDPSYQAIPFFIALHQGLSHGVFLNNSSRSWFDMGKTEPQRWRFGAARGELDYFVFTGGPERSPARVLQDYTALTGRGPLPPLWALGYQQSRWSYKTQDEVLRVAREFRQRQIPADVLYLDIDHMDGFRVFTWNPSTFPQPREMLGQLHAQGFRAVTIVDPGIKRDEGFAIYRSGREAGVFMRGADGQELHAKVWPGICAFPDFTSPAARDWFGQLYAAPLELGVDGFWNDMNEPGVFAPDGFNQPEISLGPQKTLPLDARHAGDGRPGDHARYHNVYGLQMARASFEGLRRLRPEQRPMVLTRAGAAGVQRYAAVWTGDNSPSWTHLALTIPMLSNLSISGVPFVGADVGGFMGSPSAELHSRWLQAAVLTPFFRTHSNDVSAPREPWAFGPEFERINRATIELRYRLLPYLYSLFEENERSGLPPLRPLWFNFPRDVRASLVDDQFLLGRDLLVAPVLREGERQRRVYFPAGEAWLDWWTGRRFEGGSEATVAAPLDRLPLFIRVGAAVPTQALLQHTGEMRAAPLALTVAWGRSGRSEVFQDAGEGYGYRRGAARRIGIRQDGQGLTLELDLPPNAGFQRLARLEILGLDRASPWRFDGQPLPAQKDETGRLRLELPAAADEGLHQLRLAH, encoded by the coding sequence ATGATCATATGGAGCCCTCTGTGCGCTGCGGCATTGCTGTTCGCTGTGTTCGCACCGCTGCCGGCCGAAGCGGCCCCGCGCAGCCTCGGCCCGGTCACGCAGTCCAGCCCGCGCGAGGACGGCGTGGACCTGCGCCTGGCGCGTGGCGCCCGGGCCCGCATCAGCTTCGTCACGCCCGAGGTGCTGCGCGTGCGCATCAGCCCCAGCGGCGCGCCTTTCGAGCCCGACACGGCCAGCTACGCGCTGACTGAATCGCCGCCGCAGGCCAAGGCAGTGCTGCGCCGCATCGGCCCGCAATTGCTGGAGCTGCGCTCGGCCAGCGGCACGCGGGTGCAGATCCGCCGTGCCCCTGAGCTGCAGCTGAGCGTGTTCGACAGCGCCGGCCGCCTGATCAGCGCCGATGACCCGGCTCGGCCCATCGTGTTCGATCCGCAAGAGGGCAGTGTCGAAGCCACCAAGCGCCGCGACGACTACGAGCTCTACTACGGCTTTGGCGAGAAAGCCCTGCCGCTCTCGCGCCACCAGCAGCATCTGGTGATGTGGAACGCCGACGTGCCCGATTACGCGCCCGGCCACGACCCGTCCTACCAGGCCATTCCTTTCTTCATCGCCCTGCACCAGGGCCTGAGCCACGGCGTCTTCCTCAACAACAGCAGCCGCAGCTGGTTCGACATGGGCAAGACCGAGCCGCAGCGCTGGCGCTTCGGTGCGGCGCGTGGCGAGCTGGATTACTTCGTCTTCACCGGCGGCCCGGAGCGCAGCCCGGCCCGGGTGCTGCAGGACTACACCGCGCTCACCGGCCGCGGCCCGCTGCCTCCCCTCTGGGCCCTGGGCTATCAGCAGTCGCGCTGGTCGTACAAGACGCAGGATGAAGTTCTGCGCGTGGCGCGGGAGTTCCGCCAGCGCCAGATCCCGGCCGATGTGCTCTACCTCGACATCGACCACATGGACGGCTTCCGCGTCTTCACTTGGAACCCGAGCACCTTCCCGCAGCCGCGCGAGATGCTGGGCCAGCTGCATGCGCAGGGCTTCCGCGCCGTCACCATCGTCGACCCCGGCATCAAGCGCGACGAAGGCTTTGCCATCTACCGCAGCGGCCGCGAGGCCGGCGTGTTCATGCGTGGCGCCGATGGCCAAGAGCTGCATGCCAAGGTTTGGCCCGGCATCTGTGCCTTCCCGGATTTCACCTCGCCGGCCGCGCGCGACTGGTTCGGCCAGCTCTACGCCGCGCCGCTGGAGCTGGGCGTCGATGGCTTCTGGAACGATATGAACGAGCCGGGCGTGTTCGCGCCCGATGGCTTCAACCAGCCGGAAATCTCGCTCGGCCCGCAAAAGACCCTGCCGCTGGACGCTCGCCATGCCGGCGACGGCCGGCCCGGTGATCATGCGCGTTATCACAATGTCTACGGCCTGCAGATGGCCCGCGCCAGCTTCGAGGGCCTGCGCCGCCTGCGCCCCGAGCAGCGGCCCATGGTGCTGACGCGGGCCGGTGCCGCCGGTGTGCAGCGCTATGCGGCGGTCTGGACGGGCGACAACTCGCCCAGCTGGACGCATCTGGCGCTCACCATTCCCATGCTGAGCAATCTGTCCATCTCGGGCGTGCCGTTTGTGGGCGCCGATGTTGGCGGCTTCATGGGCAGCCCCAGCGCCGAGCTGCACAGCCGCTGGCTGCAGGCGGCCGTGCTCACGCCCTTCTTCCGCACGCATTCCAACGATGTCTCGGCGCCGCGCGAGCCCTGGGCTTTTGGCCCCGAGTTCGAGCGCATCAACCGCGCCACCATCGAGCTGCGCTACCGCCTGCTGCCCTACCTCTACAGCCTCTTTGAGGAGAACGAGCGCAGCGGCCTGCCGCCGCTGCGGCCGCTGTGGTTCAACTTCCCGCGCGATGTGCGCGCCAGCCTGGTGGATGACCAGTTCCTGCTCGGCCGCGACCTGCTGGTGGCGCCGGTGCTGCGCGAGGGCGAGCGCCAGCGCCGCGTCTACTTCCCCGCCGGCGAAGCCTGGCTGGACTGGTGGACCGGCCGCCGCTTCGAAGGCGGCAGCGAGGCCACCGTGGCCGCGCCACTGGACCGCCTGCCCCTGTTCATCCGCGTGGGCGCCGCCGTGCCCACGCAAGCGCTGCTGCAGCACACGGGCGAGATGCGCGCCGCGCCGCTGGCCCTGACCGTGGCCTGGGGCCGCAGCGGCCGCAGCGAGGTGTTTCAAGATGCCGGTGAGGGCTATGGCTATCGCCGGGGGGCGGCACGCCGCATCGGCATCCGCCAGGATGGCCAGGGGCTGACGCTGGAGCTTGATCTGCCCCCGAACGCTGGATTTCAGCGGCTGGCGCGGCTGGAGATTCTGGGCCTGGATCGTGCATCGCCCTGGCGTTTCGACGGCCAGCCGCTGCCTGCTCAGAAGGACGAGACCGGCCGGCTGCGCCTGGAGCTGCCCGCCGCGGCAGATGAGGGCCTGCACCAGCTGCGGCTGGCACACTGA